The following coding sequences are from one Bacteroidales bacterium window:
- a CDS encoding helix-turn-helix transcriptional regulator, whose translation MDSGPASFPFKVDEVKGFSAEQFTSEQLDRAAVMLKAMAHPARIAILNLLNEGKKLTVTEIHEMLHMEQSVASHHLGILRDKGILSSKREGKNTYYFIKNPGFLGIIDCINRCACL comes from the coding sequence ATGGATTCAGGACCCGCATCTTTCCCGTTTAAGGTTGACGAAGTAAAAGGTTTCTCCGCCGAGCAGTTTACTTCGGAACAACTTGACCGCGCTGCTGTTATGCTCAAGGCTATGGCCCATCCGGCCCGGATTGCCATTCTGAACCTGCTCAATGAAGGCAAAAAACTTACCGTGACAGAAATTCACGAAATGCTTCACATGGAACAATCTGTGGCATCCCACCACCTGGGAATACTTCGCGATAAAGGCATTCTTTCCTCGAAACGCGAAGGGAAAAATACCTACTATTTTATTAAAAATCCCGGCTTTCTGGGAATTATTGACTGTATCAACCGGTGTGCCTGCCTCTGA
- a CDS encoding polyprenyl synthetase family protein → MGELEKIRKPVKQELAEFEKVFREALKGSIPFLDFITNFILRRKGKQIRPLFVFLSARLHGQVNNSTFVAASLIELLHTATLVHDDVVDESYERRGFFSLNALWKSKVAVLVGDYLLAKGLLLAVKHKEYRLLEIVSDAVREMSEGELLQIQKSRRNGITAEEYFEIIRKKTAALISSCTASGAYSAGASEEIVERMKQFGEYAGIVFQIKDDLLDYQKTGLTGKPTGNDIREGKYTLPLILALQNSSSGEAREIRKMMRRKDLKGKDVYTVIEFAERNGGISQATEKMNEYIQTALTLLQDFPANDARNALSELLYFIASREN, encoded by the coding sequence ATGGGAGAGCTCGAAAAGATCAGAAAACCCGTTAAGCAGGAGCTTGCTGAATTTGAAAAAGTATTCCGGGAGGCATTAAAGGGCTCCATCCCTTTTCTTGATTTTATTACCAACTTTATTCTTCGAAGGAAGGGTAAGCAAATCAGGCCGCTGTTTGTTTTTCTATCGGCACGTCTTCACGGGCAGGTGAACAACAGTACCTTTGTTGCAGCTTCTCTTATTGAGTTGCTTCATACCGCCACTCTTGTCCATGATGATGTGGTGGATGAATCGTACGAAAGGCGCGGATTTTTCAGTCTCAATGCGTTGTGGAAATCAAAGGTCGCCGTGCTGGTTGGCGACTATTTGCTGGCAAAGGGACTGTTACTTGCTGTCAAACATAAGGAATACCGCCTTCTGGAGATCGTTTCGGATGCGGTGCGCGAAATGAGCGAAGGAGAGCTTCTTCAGATACAGAAATCGCGCCGGAATGGCATTACGGCCGAGGAGTATTTTGAAATTATCCGTAAGAAGACGGCGGCGCTAATATCTTCATGCACTGCCTCCGGAGCATATTCAGCCGGGGCTTCCGAAGAAATTGTCGAGCGGATGAAACAGTTCGGAGAATATGCCGGCATTGTTTTTCAGATAAAGGATGATCTGCTCGATTACCAAAAGACAGGATTAACAGGGAAACCAACGGGAAATGATATCCGGGAAGGAAAATATACCCTCCCTCTGATCCTGGCCCTTCAAAATTCTTCTTCAGGCGAAGCCCGGGAAATCAGAAAGATGATGCGCAGAAAGGATCTCAAAGGAAAGGATGTTTATACAGTCATAGAATTTGCCGAGAGAAACGGCGGCATTTCGCAGGCAACAGAAAAAATGAACGAATACATCCAAACGGCACTGACCCTGCTTCAGGATTTCCCCGCCAATGATGCCCGGAATGCCCTTTCAGAATTACTTTACTTTATCGCTTCAAGGGAAAACTGA
- a CDS encoding 6-carboxytetrahydropterin synthase yields MPVIRITKEFHFEMAHALWNYDGPCRNIHGHSYALFVTISGEPMQNPGHPKNGMLMDFSELKNIVKTQIVDQFDHALVVNKNTPPDFAAQAKDLFGKIHFLDYQPTCENLIVDMANRLRKSLPSAVRLHSLKLYETAGSYAEWYADDNS; encoded by the coding sequence ATGCCAGTAATCCGTATAACAAAAGAGTTTCATTTTGAAATGGCGCATGCCCTGTGGAATTATGATGGCCCTTGCCGGAACATCCATGGTCATTCCTATGCGCTCTTTGTCACCATTTCAGGAGAACCAATGCAGAATCCCGGCCATCCGAAAAACGGTATGCTTATGGATTTCTCTGAACTCAAAAACATAGTAAAAACACAGATCGTTGACCAGTTTGACCATGCACTGGTGGTCAACAAAAATACTCCACCTGATTTTGCTGCACAGGCGAAAGACCTTTTCGGAAAAATTCATTTTCTCGACTACCAGCCTACCTGCGAAAATCTGATTGTCGACATGGCTAACCGGTTGCGGAAGAGCCTTCCCTCTGCTGTCAGGCTTCATAGCCTGAAGCTTTACGAAACAGCCGGTTCGTATGCTGAATGGTATGCCGATGATAATTCCTGA
- a CDS encoding excinuclease ABC subunit C, translating to MNKEILKETIALLPEKPGIYQFFDQSGKLIYVGKAKNLKKRVSSYFSRTTFENRKIQVMVGKVHEIKHIVVPTEHDALLLENNFIKEYQPRYNVLLKDDKTFPWICIKNERFPRVFLTRKIVNDGSSYFGPYTSAQMVRTLLALIRELYSLRTCNLNLSEENINAQKFKVCLEYHMGNCKGPCEGLQRENDYNQTIDQIRKILKGHINEVIEYLEETMRNLAKEYRFEEAEIIRQKLELLSKFRGKSVIVNPSITNVDVFSILTDGNTSIINFIKVIKGSVIQSHTIEIQKKLDETEPEILALAIASLRTRYESNATEIIVPILPELKIQGVRYTIPKEGDKKKLLDFSLNNALIYKRSKDISSLSQKKLRRKEEILEQLKKDLHLHNLPTRIECFDNSNLQGTNPVAACVVFLNGKPAPGEYRHYHVKTVDHPDDFASMEEIIFRRYKRVLDENLPLPDLVVIDGGKGQISAAIKSLEKLKLNKKIAVIGIAKKLEEIYFPNDPYPLYLDKNSPSLRLIQHIRNEAHRFGITFHRQKRSKAFIHSELDDIKGIGESTRQKLMEKFKSVSVIRTLSIRNLEEIIGTNKARMVYDYFHRDKE from the coding sequence ATGAATAAGGAAATCCTGAAAGAAACCATCGCACTCCTGCCCGAAAAACCAGGCATATACCAGTTTTTCGATCAATCGGGCAAATTGATTTATGTCGGAAAAGCCAAGAATCTGAAAAAAAGAGTCAGTTCCTATTTTTCCAGGACAACCTTCGAGAACAGAAAAATACAGGTCATGGTTGGGAAAGTTCATGAAATTAAACACATTGTTGTCCCAACTGAACACGATGCTCTTCTGCTTGAAAACAATTTCATTAAGGAATATCAGCCACGATACAATGTACTTCTGAAAGATGACAAAACATTTCCCTGGATCTGCATAAAGAACGAACGATTTCCCCGTGTATTCCTTACAAGAAAAATTGTGAATGATGGCTCATCGTATTTCGGACCCTATACTTCAGCGCAGATGGTCCGAACCCTTCTGGCACTCATTCGGGAACTTTACTCACTGAGAACCTGCAACCTGAATTTGTCAGAAGAAAATATCAATGCCCAAAAATTCAAAGTATGCCTGGAGTACCACATGGGCAACTGCAAAGGTCCCTGCGAAGGACTTCAAAGAGAAAATGATTACAATCAAACCATTGACCAGATTCGTAAAATACTGAAAGGACACATTAACGAAGTTATTGAATACCTCGAAGAAACCATGAGAAACCTGGCAAAGGAATATCGTTTCGAGGAAGCAGAAATTATCCGGCAAAAACTGGAGCTCTTATCTAAATTCAGAGGAAAATCTGTCATTGTTAATCCGTCTATTACCAATGTCGATGTGTTTTCTATCTTAACCGATGGAAATACTTCCATCATTAATTTCATTAAAGTGATTAAAGGTTCTGTAATACAGTCACATACAATTGAAATACAAAAAAAGCTCGATGAAACAGAACCTGAAATCCTTGCTCTTGCAATAGCCAGCCTTCGAACCAGGTATGAGAGCAATGCCACGGAAATTATTGTCCCTATTTTGCCCGAATTAAAAATCCAGGGAGTAAGGTACACCATACCCAAAGAAGGAGACAAGAAAAAACTGCTCGACTTTTCTCTCAACAATGCACTAATTTATAAAAGATCAAAAGATATTTCTTCCCTGTCGCAAAAAAAACTTAGACGTAAGGAAGAAATTCTGGAACAGCTGAAAAAAGACTTACACCTTCACAATTTGCCCACGCGAATTGAGTGTTTTGACAATAGCAACCTTCAGGGCACAAATCCCGTGGCAGCCTGTGTGGTGTTTCTGAACGGCAAACCGGCTCCGGGTGAATACCGGCACTATCATGTCAAAACAGTTGATCATCCCGATGATTTTGCCTCCATGGAAGAAATTATTTTCCGCCGATACAAACGTGTGCTCGATGAAAACCTGCCTCTCCCGGACCTGGTTGTAATCGATGGAGGAAAAGGCCAGATCAGCGCCGCTATAAAGAGCCTTGAAAAACTGAAATTAAACAAAAAAATTGCAGTTATTGGAATTGCAAAAAAATTGGAGGAAATTTACTTTCCGAACGATCCCTACCCGCTGTATCTTGACAAAAACTCACCATCCCTGCGTCTCATTCAACATATACGAAACGAAGCCCACCGGTTCGGGATCACCTTTCACCGGCAGAAAAGAAGCAAGGCCTTTATACATTCCGAACTGGACGATATTAAAGGAATAGGGGAATCAACCCGTCAGAAATTAATGGAAAAGTTTAAATCAGTAAGTGTAATTAGAACATTATCAATACGTAATCTGGAAGAAATTATTGGCACGAATAAGGCCCGAATGGTCTATGATTATTTTCATCGAGACAAAGAATAA